The following proteins are encoded in a genomic region of Candidatus Marinarcus aquaticus:
- a CDS encoding translation initiation factor SUI1, producing MIFEMGAKLNGDQFDTAKEDKKKKTSQEVKPKKEHQLVFTFEKRKGKPVTLVGRFYCEEKEKKEVLKLLKTKLACGGALKEEWIELQGDVKERVKTVLQSSGWKFK from the coding sequence ATGATTTTTGAAATGGGTGCAAAATTGAATGGTGACCAGTTTGATACTGCCAAAGAGGACAAAAAGAAAAAAACATCACAAGAGGTAAAACCTAAAAAAGAGCACCAACTGGTGTTTACTTTTGAAAAAAGAAAAGGTAAACCCGTGACGTTAGTGGGGCGATTTTATTGTGAAGAGAAAGAGAAAAAAGAGGTCTTAAAACTTTTAAAGACAAAACTTGCGTGTGGAGGTGCACTCAAAGAGGAGTGGATTGAACTGCAAGGGGATGTAAAAGAACGAGTGAAAACAGTTCTGCAAAGCAGTGGTTGGAAGTTCAAATAA
- the tsaD gene encoding tRNA (adenosine(37)-N6)-threonylcarbamoyltransferase complex transferase subunit TsaD, giving the protein MILSIESSCDDSSIAITDIQTKELVYHKKISQELQHSVYGGVVPELAARLHVEALPKILQECESYFSQLKAIAVTTAPGLAVTLMEGVIMAKALSVSLNLPLISVNHLKGHIYSLFIEKEQQLPMLVLLVSGGHTQVIQAQSLNSMDIVATTMDDSFGESFDKVAKMLDLGYPGGPIVQEYALKGDENAYDFPVPLSQSPKIAFSYSGLKNAVRMAIEAEKNLSEEIKANICASFQKAAVTHIMQKMKKLFKQHAPKRFAIVGGASANIFLRQAIEKLCKEYKTELFLSELKFCSDNAAMIGRVAVEQYEKQEFTPVHELDIQSRVKTF; this is encoded by the coding sequence ATGATTCTATCCATCGAAAGCAGTTGTGATGACAGCTCGATAGCCATTACAGATATTCAAACCAAAGAGCTGGTTTATCACAAAAAAATCTCACAAGAACTGCAACACAGTGTCTATGGAGGAGTGGTACCTGAACTGGCTGCACGATTACATGTGGAAGCATTGCCTAAAATATTGCAAGAGTGTGAAAGCTACTTTTCTCAACTTAAAGCCATAGCCGTTACAACAGCACCGGGACTTGCAGTGACACTCATGGAAGGGGTCATCATGGCGAAAGCTTTGAGTGTGAGTTTGAACCTTCCATTGATTTCAGTGAACCACTTAAAAGGGCATATATATTCACTCTTTATTGAAAAAGAGCAACAGCTACCTATGCTTGTACTTTTGGTCTCAGGTGGTCACACTCAAGTCATACAAGCTCAAAGCCTAAACAGCATGGATATTGTTGCAACCACAATGGATGACAGCTTTGGTGAGAGTTTTGACAAAGTAGCAAAAATGCTTGACTTGGGTTATCCGGGTGGTCCCATTGTTCAAGAGTATGCTTTAAAAGGTGATGAAAATGCGTATGATTTTCCTGTACCTTTAAGTCAAAGTCCAAAGATTGCCTTTTCATATTCAGGATTAAAAAATGCCGTACGAATGGCCATAGAAGCAGAAAAAAATCTGAGTGAAGAAATTAAAGCCAATATCTGTGCTTCGTTTCAAAAAGCAGCCGTTACACATATCATGCAAAAGATGAAAAAACTTTTCAAACAACATGCCCCAAAACGTTTTGCCATTGTGGGAGGTGCGAGTGCCAATATCTTTTTGCGACAAGCCATAGAGAAACTGTGTAAAGAGTACAAAACAGAACTTTTTTTAAGTGAACTGAAATTTTGCAGTGATAATGCCGCAATGATTGGACGAGTTGCGGTTGAACAGTATGAAAAACAAGAGTTCACTCCTGTGCATGAGTTGGATATACAGTCTAGAGTTAAGACATTTTAA
- a CDS encoding RBBP9/YdeN family alpha/beta hydrolase, which produces MNKKVLILHGWGGSDFPHWQAHLASDLIKENYTVSFPELPNKDLPTLKEWKAFIKKEVEHFQPDMVVCHSLGNIVWFHLLDELDIALEKLMLVAPVRETCDIEEIKEFFPYPIPIDLKSREVIIAASDNDPYMSLEEAIKLQQQLNVGMKIMNNAGHINADSGFGKLDCALDWLKREVE; this is translated from the coding sequence ATGAATAAAAAAGTATTGATATTGCATGGATGGGGCGGAAGTGATTTTCCTCACTGGCAAGCACATTTAGCCAGTGATTTAATAAAAGAGAATTACACCGTTTCATTTCCCGAATTGCCCAATAAAGATCTGCCCACACTAAAAGAGTGGAAAGCGTTTATAAAAAAAGAGGTGGAACACTTTCAACCAGATATGGTAGTGTGCCACTCTTTAGGAAACATTGTATGGTTCCATTTGCTTGATGAGCTTGATATAGCTTTAGAGAAGTTGATGCTCGTAGCTCCTGTTCGTGAAACGTGTGATATAGAAGAGATTAAAGAGTTCTTTCCCTATCCTATTCCAATAGATTTAAAGAGCCGTGAAGTGATTATTGCAGCTTCTGATAATGACCCTTACATGAGTTTAGAAGAGGCCATTAAACTGCAACAACAACTCAATGTGGGTATGAAAATCATGAACAATGCAGGGCATATCAACGCTGATTCAGGGTTTGGAAAATTGGATTGTGCATTGGATTGGTTAAAAAGAGAAGTGGAATGA